From a single Rutidosis leptorrhynchoides isolate AG116_Rl617_1_P2 chromosome 5, CSIRO_AGI_Rlap_v1, whole genome shotgun sequence genomic region:
- the LOC139847158 gene encoding uncharacterized WD repeat-containing protein C2A9.03-like gives MSRHHEDDEFVADEYEMEDVDDNMDDEYHGRDIGSDSDVDEYDYMNNKLQDTSAAQARRGKDIQGIPWDRLSITREKYRQTRLEQYKNYENIPQSGANSEKDCKVTNKTGLYYDFRRNSRSVKSTILHFQLRNLVWATSNHNVYFMSHFCINHWSSLTCNKKDILNLSGHVAPCEKHPGSLLEGFTQTQVSTMAVKDNLLVAGGFQGELICKYLDRPGVSFCTRTTYDENAITNALDIFTTPSGAVHFNASNNDCGVREFDMENFRMTKHFRYPWPVNHTSISPHGKLLIVVGDDPIGLLVDSASGKTVATLKGHLDYSFASEWHPDGQTFATGNQDKTCRVWDVRNMSESVTVLKGNLGAIRSIRYSSDGQFMSTAEPADFVHVFDVKCGYEKEQEIDFFGEISGSSFSPDTESLFIGVWDRTYGSLLEFGRKHNYSYLDCLI, from the exons ATGTCGCGTCATCATGAAGACGATGAATTTGTGGCGGATGAATACGAAATGGAAGATGTAgatgataatatggatgatgagtaTCATGGTAGAGATATTGGGTCAGACTCTGATGTAGATGAATACGATTACATG AATAATAAGCTGCAAGATACTTCTGCCGCTCAAGCGAGAAGAGGCAAAGATATTCAAGGTATACCGTGGGACCGGTTGAGTATTACTAGAGAGAAATATAGGCAAACGAGATTAGAACAGTACAAGAATTACGAAAATATCCCTCAGTCTGGGGCGAATTCAGAAAAG GACTGCAAAGTTACTAACAAAACAGGCTTATATTATGACTTTCGAAGGAACTCAAGATCTGTAAAATCGACCATTCTGCATTTTCAG TTAAGAAACTTAGTATGGGCTACATCAAATCATAATGTGTACTTTATGTCACATTTCTGTATCAACCACTGGTCTTCTTTAACTTGTAACAAGAAAGACATTCTTAACCTATCAGGGCACGTGGCACCATGTGAG AAGCACCCAGGAAGTTTACTAGAAGGATTCACTCAAACCCAAGTTAGCACAATGGCAGTTAAAGATAATCTTTTAGTTGCTGGTGGATTTCAGGGTGAATTGATTTGCAAG TATTTAGATAGACCTGGAGTTTCGTTCTGCACTAGGACAACATATGATGAGAATGCTATTACTAATGCTCTTGACATTTTTACTACTCCAAG TGGTGCAGTGCATTTTAATGCTTCAAATAATGATTGTGGGGTCAGAGAATTCGATATGGAAAATTTTCGGATGACTAAACACTTTCGGTATCCTTGGCCAGTGAAT CATACGTCCATTAGCCCCCATGGCAAGCTACTTATAGTCGTGGGAGATGACCCAATAGGCTTGTTGGTTGACTCTGCATCTGGAAAG ACGGTTGCAACATTAAAGGGGCACTTGGATTACTCGTTTGCATCAGAATGGCATCCCGATGGCCAAACGTTTGCTACAGGGAATCAAGACAAAACCTGCAGAGTTTGGGATGTAAGAAACATGTCAGAATCAGTAACAGTTCTAAAAGGCAACTTAGGAGCAATTAGATCGATTCGTTACTCATCTGACGGACAGTTTATGTCGACGGCTGAACCTGCTGACTTTGTTCATGTGTTTGATGTTAAATGTGGGTACGAAAAGGAACAGGAAATTGATTTCTTTGGTGAGATATCAGGATCATCTTTTAGTCCGGATACTGAGTCGCTTTTCATCGGCGTTTGGGATCGAACGTATGGCAGTTTGTTGGAGTTCGGCCGCAAACATAACTACTCTTACTTGGATTGTCTAATTTAA